In Meiothermus ruber DSM 1279, the following proteins share a genomic window:
- a CDS encoding cbb3-type cytochrome c oxidase subunit I yields MGFWATVWDLLTTSDHKKVGMIYLVTSFVAFGLSGLMAVAIRWQLAGPERQFLVGDAYNQVLTLHGATMLFFFIIPAGLSGFGNFILPLMLGERDVALPRINAFAAWLFVFSAVLIYTSLFFGGAPDVGWTFYYPFSRTTGLGTDFFMMGVLLVGLSSLLGAANFAATVYNLRAKGMGLWKMPIFVWAIFATSMLSLFALAGITAASLTVLLSRKLGLTLFDPAIGGDPVLFQQFFWFYSHPAVYIMLLPYLGIAAEVASTFSRKPVFGYRFMVFALVGIAVVGFLVWAHHMFTVGESLLFQLVFVFFTVLVAVPTGVKIFNLLGTLWGGQLDFKTPLLFVMGFMFNFLLGGITGVMLAVVPFDYQVQDSYFVVAHFHNVLMAGSGFLAFAGLYYWWPKITGRMYPEFWGRVHFWLFLVGYLITFMPQYVLGFLGMPRRYYTYPDGLYLWNELNFASTVGAIILALGGIAWLIAMVQSFRQNVKAPDNPWGGYTLEWATSSPPPSYNFAVQFPTVFKSERPLYDWEKEGLKPTPVDPATIHLPAPTVWPFMTAVGLLITGIGISLAPDMGNASVGGVPGWGGWLAVGLVLFIYSLFQWALRKEYDHPVVHHTVTGKSNAWVGMAWFIVSEIALFGILIAGYLYLRLTGAAVPPEDHRPALWLALLNTFFLVASSFTVHYAHHDLRTNKFSPFKLGMLISILLGVVFFLFQIWEFAIASGHYVEALNAAGQSEAARKAALWFTAFFLIVGLHGAHVLIGGTGLALAYAQGLAGKIDNHEQGTLEGSSMYWHLVDAVWLFIVTIFYIW; encoded by the coding sequence ATGGGATTCTGGGCCACGGTCTGGGATCTGCTGACCACCAGCGATCACAAGAAGGTCGGCATGATCTACCTGGTCACCTCCTTTGTGGCCTTCGGGCTTTCCGGCCTGATGGCGGTGGCCATCCGCTGGCAGCTGGCAGGCCCCGAGCGGCAGTTCCTGGTAGGGGACGCCTACAACCAGGTGCTCACCCTGCACGGTGCCACCATGCTCTTCTTCTTCATTATCCCGGCAGGGCTGTCGGGCTTTGGGAACTTCATCCTGCCCCTGATGCTAGGGGAGCGGGACGTGGCACTGCCGCGCATCAACGCCTTTGCGGCCTGGCTTTTTGTGTTCTCGGCGGTGCTCATCTACACCTCGCTGTTCTTTGGCGGTGCGCCGGATGTGGGCTGGACCTTCTACTACCCCTTCTCGCGCACCACCGGCCTGGGCACCGACTTCTTCATGATGGGCGTGTTGCTGGTAGGGTTGTCGAGCCTCTTGGGCGCGGCCAACTTTGCCGCCACGGTCTACAACCTGCGGGCCAAGGGGATGGGCCTGTGGAAGATGCCCATCTTCGTGTGGGCGATCTTCGCCACCTCCATGCTTTCTCTTTTCGCTCTGGCCGGCATCACCGCTGCCAGCCTGACCGTGCTGCTCTCGCGTAAGCTGGGCCTTACCCTTTTTGATCCAGCCATCGGGGGCGACCCGGTGCTCTTCCAGCAGTTCTTCTGGTTCTACTCCCACCCGGCGGTTTACATTATGCTGCTGCCCTACCTGGGCATTGCCGCGGAGGTGGCCTCGACCTTCTCGCGCAAGCCGGTCTTTGGTTACCGCTTTATGGTGTTTGCCCTGGTGGGCATTGCGGTGGTGGGCTTTTTGGTCTGGGCGCACCACATGTTCACGGTGGGCGAGAGCCTCCTGTTCCAGCTGGTCTTCGTGTTCTTCACCGTGCTGGTGGCGGTACCCACCGGTGTGAAGATCTTCAACCTGCTGGGTACCTTGTGGGGCGGCCAGCTCGATTTCAAGACCCCATTGCTCTTCGTGATGGGCTTCATGTTCAACTTCCTGCTGGGGGGGATTACCGGGGTCATGCTGGCGGTGGTGCCCTTCGACTACCAGGTGCAGGACAGCTACTTCGTGGTGGCCCACTTCCACAACGTCTTGATGGCTGGCTCGGGCTTCCTGGCCTTTGCCGGGCTTTACTACTGGTGGCCCAAGATCACCGGGCGCATGTACCCCGAGTTCTGGGGTAGGGTGCACTTCTGGCTCTTCTTGGTGGGCTATCTGATCACCTTTATGCCCCAGTACGTGCTGGGCTTCCTGGGGATGCCCCGCCGCTACTACACCTACCCCGATGGGCTGTACCTGTGGAACGAGCTCAACTTTGCCTCCACTGTTGGGGCGATAATCCTGGCCCTGGGCGGTATTGCCTGGCTGATTGCCATGGTTCAGAGCTTCCGCCAGAACGTAAAGGCCCCCGACAACCCCTGGGGGGGGTACACCCTCGAGTGGGCCACCTCCTCGCCGCCGCCTTCGTATAACTTTGCCGTGCAATTCCCCACCGTCTTCAAGTCCGAGCGGCCCCTCTACGACTGGGAAAAAGAGGGCCTCAAGCCGACCCCGGTAGACCCGGCCACCATCCACCTACCGGCCCCTACCGTCTGGCCCTTCATGACCGCTGTGGGTCTTTTGATTACCGGCATCGGAATCTCGCTGGCCCCCGACATGGGCAACGCCTCGGTGGGTGGGGTGCCGGGCTGGGGTGGCTGGCTGGCGGTGGGGCTGGTGCTCTTTATTTACAGCCTGTTCCAGTGGGCGCTGCGCAAAGAGTACGACCACCCGGTGGTGCACCACACCGTGACCGGTAAGTCCAACGCCTGGGTGGGGATGGCCTGGTTCATCGTCTCGGAAATTGCCCTCTTCGGCATTCTGATTGCCGGCTACCTGTACCTGCGCCTTACCGGTGCGGCAGTGCCGCCCGAGGATCACCGCCCGGCCTTGTGGCTGGCCTTGCTCAACACCTTCTTCCTGGTCGCCAGCTCGTTCACCGTTCACTACGCCCACCACGACCTGCGCACCAACAAGTTCTCGCCCTTCAAGCTGGGGATGTTGATCAGCATCCTGCTGGGGGTGGTCTTCTTCCTCTTCCAGATCTGGGAGTTTGCCATCGCCTCGGGGCACTACGTGGAGGCCCTGAACGCTGCCGGCCAGTCGGAGGCGGCCCGGAAGGCGGCCCTGTGGTTCACCGCTTTCTTCCTGATTGTGGGTTTGCACGGGGCGCACGTGCTGATTGGCGGTACGGGCCTCGCCCTGGCGTATGCCCAGGGTCTGGCAGGTAAGATTGACAACCACGAGCAGGGCACCCTCGAGGGTTCCTCGATGTACTGGCACCTGGTGGATGCGGTCTGGCTCTTTATCGTGACCATCTTCTACATCTGGTAA
- a CDS encoding IS982 family transposase: MNWTVLVAFCIIDDLLKTLGHKDDPQSKTPASVVLTLWILAALAFAGKHKHALIYAKEQGLFSYIPSPSRFSRRLHSLAHWIPLLLSLSKTLWEQLSSVEHYILDTLPLPVCENIRAPRCRLAPARVYRGYIPSKRSYFHGLKLHLVCTDNQWISEVLLTPGATADVEGLYRLPLDLPQGSELYVDRGYTDYQAEDDLAMAEGIRLRAIRKGNSKRYHPPGQFIATVGRKIIESVGAALTELFPKRIHATTLQGFVLKVWGFIFAHNFRRLASIL; this comes from the coding sequence ATGAACTGGACTGTTCTAGTGGCCTTCTGCATTATAGACGATCTGCTCAAGACCCTCGGACACAAGGACGACCCCCAGAGCAAGACCCCCGCCAGCGTCGTCCTCACCCTCTGGATTCTGGCCGCCCTGGCTTTCGCTGGAAAGCACAAGCACGCCCTGATCTATGCCAAAGAGCAGGGTCTTTTCAGCTACATCCCCTCCCCCAGCCGCTTCAGCCGACGGCTGCACAGCCTGGCCCACTGGATACCGCTGCTATTGTCCCTGAGCAAGACTTTATGGGAGCAGCTAAGCTCAGTGGAGCACTACATCCTCGACACCTTACCCCTGCCGGTCTGTGAAAACATCCGCGCGCCCCGTTGCCGCCTGGCCCCAGCCCGCGTATACCGGGGCTACATTCCCAGCAAACGCAGCTACTTCCACGGACTCAAGCTCCACCTGGTCTGCACGGATAACCAGTGGATCAGCGAAGTTCTCCTCACCCCTGGCGCTACCGCGGACGTGGAGGGGTTGTATCGGCTGCCGCTGGACTTGCCGCAGGGAAGCGAGCTGTACGTGGATCGGGGGTACACCGACTATCAGGCCGAAGATGACCTGGCCATGGCTGAGGGCATCCGGCTGCGTGCCATCCGCAAGGGGAACTCCAAGCGCTACCACCCACCCGGTCAGTTCATAGCCACCGTGGGCAGGAAGATTATCGAGTCGGTGGGTGCTGCCCTGACGGAACTATTCCCCAAGCGCATACATGCCACGACCCTCCAGGGCTTTGTGCTCAAGGTGTGGGGCTTCATCTTTGCCCACAACTTCAGGCGGCTGGCTAGTATTTTGTAG
- a CDS encoding DUF4384 domain-containing protein, with product MKRLMAMSLLGLVAYATPVLNPQGIIVNPVPTDLEVQTWVDRDPAGLGNATYFFGDRIRIYTRVNQNAYVYLFNINADGQIDLILPNAYNPGNYLRAGETYSFPEPGARYEFTISGPAGIDQVLAVASRQPLSLAQIADIRSGQMRVQGASNLARALSIVVTPLPDRDWVSHAVRYNVQPRLTVNPQPVVPRPPIYFISPVPGYWVAWEERDDTEYSVAYRGGDVEQIYSYYHRDLTSKGWVKVRFKSKGGKKNLAYEAEYRRGGDRLEVRVAPRGAEMIVRLEWGR from the coding sequence ATGAAGCGACTGATGGCAATGAGTCTGCTGGGGCTGGTGGCCTATGCCACGCCGGTACTGAACCCCCAGGGGATCATCGTCAACCCGGTGCCCACCGACCTCGAGGTGCAGACCTGGGTCGACCGCGACCCCGCGGGCCTGGGCAATGCGACCTACTTCTTTGGCGACAGAATCAGGATTTACACCCGCGTCAACCAGAACGCCTATGTCTACCTGTTCAACATCAACGCCGATGGGCAGATTGACCTGATCCTGCCCAATGCTTACAACCCCGGCAACTATTTGCGGGCGGGGGAGACCTATAGCTTCCCGGAACCTGGGGCGCGCTACGAGTTCACCATCAGCGGGCCCGCAGGAATAGATCAGGTTTTGGCAGTAGCCAGCCGCCAGCCGCTCTCGCTCGCGCAGATTGCCGATATTCGCAGCGGCCAGATGCGGGTGCAGGGGGCCAGCAACCTGGCCAGGGCGCTCTCGATTGTGGTCACCCCACTGCCCGACCGCGACTGGGTGAGCCATGCAGTGCGCTACAACGTGCAGCCCCGCCTGACGGTCAACCCGCAGCCCGTGGTGCCCAGGCCGCCCATCTACTTCATTTCTCCGGTGCCAGGGTACTGGGTGGCCTGGGAAGAGCGCGATGACACCGAGTACAGCGTGGCCTACCGCGGTGGCGATGTGGAGCAAATTTACAGCTACTACCACCGCGACCTGACCTCTAAAGGCTGGGTGAAGGTGCGCTTCAAGTCTAAAGGGGGCAAGAAGAACCTGGCTTACGAGGCGGAGTACCGCCGGGGTGGAGATAGGCTCGAGGTCAGGGTAGCCCCCCGTGGCGCCGAGATGATTGTCAGGCTGGAGTGGGGCAGGTAG
- a CDS encoding aromatic ring-hydroxylating oxygenase subunit alpha: MNNFEVHPDIAQASTLPARFYQDPQVYEAVKEKVFARSWQWVGDTDDLKAPGTVKPFTLLEGCLDEPLVLTRDHQDQLHLLSNVCTHRGMLVAETGDNARYLRCRYHGRRFGLDGCFQAMPEFEGVVGFPSPKDDLPRVAFETWGQGKFLFASLNPPVSLQEVLRPVQERVGWMPFREFYFEPARARDYLVRANWALYCDNYLEGFHIPYIHASLNSVIDYGSYTTEVYDWCNLQLGVAAPGEPCFDLPKDSPDHGQRIAAYYYWVFPNLMLNFYPWGLSVNVVRPLGPELTKVSFLPYVWDASKLEAGAGAALDRVEREDEVVVEAVQKGVKSRFYDRGRFSVKREQGVHHFHRLLAQALG, from the coding sequence ATGAACAACTTTGAGGTTCACCCCGACATCGCCCAGGCCTCCACCCTTCCGGCCCGCTTCTACCAAGACCCCCAGGTATACGAAGCGGTCAAAGAAAAGGTGTTTGCCCGAAGCTGGCAGTGGGTGGGCGACACCGACGATCTGAAGGCCCCCGGCACGGTCAAGCCCTTTACCCTGCTGGAAGGCTGCCTGGACGAGCCGCTGGTGCTAACCCGCGACCACCAGGATCAACTGCACCTGCTCTCCAACGTCTGTACCCACCGGGGGATGCTGGTGGCTGAGACCGGCGACAACGCCCGCTACCTGCGCTGCCGCTACCACGGGCGGCGCTTTGGGCTGGACGGCTGCTTTCAGGCCATGCCGGAGTTCGAGGGGGTGGTGGGGTTCCCCAGCCCCAAGGACGACCTGCCCAGGGTGGCCTTCGAGACCTGGGGCCAGGGGAAGTTTTTGTTTGCCAGCCTGAACCCGCCGGTTTCGCTGCAAGAGGTGCTGCGCCCTGTGCAGGAGCGGGTGGGCTGGATGCCCTTTCGGGAGTTTTACTTCGAGCCTGCCCGCGCCCGTGACTACCTGGTGCGGGCCAACTGGGCGCTGTACTGCGACAACTACCTGGAAGGCTTCCACATCCCCTACATCCACGCCTCGCTCAATAGCGTGATTGACTACGGCAGCTACACCACCGAGGTCTACGACTGGTGCAACCTACAGCTCGGGGTGGCGGCCCCCGGCGAGCCTTGCTTCGACCTACCCAAAGACTCACCCGACCACGGCCAGCGCATCGCGGCTTACTACTACTGGGTTTTCCCCAACCTGATGCTGAACTTCTATCCCTGGGGCCTCTCGGTTAATGTGGTGCGCCCGCTGGGGCCCGAGCTCACCAAGGTCTCGTTTTTGCCCTATGTGTGGGATGCCAGCAAGCTGGAGGCCGGGGCTGGGGCCGCCCTCGACCGGGTGGAGCGCGAGGATGAGGTGGTGGTGGAGGCGGTGCAGAAGGGGGTCAAGTCGCGCTTCTACGACCGGGGGCGCTTTAGCGTCAAGCGGGAGCAGGGGGTGCACCATTTTCACCGGTTGCTGGCGCAGGCTTTAGGGTAG
- a CDS encoding carboxylesterase/lipase family protein yields the protein MRWIGALVVLLGTAWGHSVFVLTPQGRLQGGYNQQARVAYFLGIPYARAERWKAPQPVMRLEGVFQATQPGPACPQRGVFTTRLGGYLPPQSEDCLNLGVWMPMAAPPPEGYPVMVFIHGGSYTGGSWAEPLYDGTSLASQGVVVVGFNYRLGSLGWLALPALQQEDPHGSTGNYGLLDMLEALRWVRRNIAAFGGNPDNVTLFGQSAGGMAVCTLLAAPAARGLFYKAIVQSGGCEYVRTLEQGLAWGVRWAAQMGCEAGDLACLRRIPLERLFPPEDRSIGALLQRVEAGEFAEVPWKPHLDGVWLHKIPLQALREGDAAGVPLVVGATAQETWGERFVGPADWAGFARRVEEKLPGQGARAEQLYRARTAFPAEAWAYFQTDRILLCPTLAAGVAQAPHAPSYSYLVDWASPVLEGLGSFHGIELPLLFGTEASWPALALFLTQEALESSRPLARALQAQWINFARTGAPFLLGWPETRAGYAMGFSAQPGRIPDPYPERCGLFR from the coding sequence ATGCGCTGGATTGGAGCTCTGGTGGTTTTGCTGGGCACGGCCTGGGGGCACTCGGTTTTTGTGCTCACCCCCCAGGGGCGCCTTCAGGGTGGCTACAACCAGCAGGCCCGGGTGGCCTACTTTCTGGGCATCCCCTATGCCAGGGCCGAGCGCTGGAAAGCCCCGCAGCCGGTGATGCGCCTCGAGGGGGTGTTCCAAGCCACCCAGCCGGGCCCGGCCTGCCCCCAGCGCGGGGTCTTCACCACCCGCCTGGGGGGCTACCTCCCGCCCCAGAGCGAAGACTGCCTGAACCTGGGGGTCTGGATGCCCATGGCCGCCCCCCCGCCCGAGGGCTACCCGGTGATGGTCTTTATTCACGGGGGCAGCTACACCGGCGGTAGCTGGGCCGAGCCCCTCTACGACGGCACCTCGCTGGCCTCGCAGGGGGTGGTGGTGGTGGGGTTCAACTACCGGCTGGGCTCGCTGGGCTGGCTGGCCCTGCCCGCGCTGCAACAGGAAGACCCCCACGGCTCCACCGGCAACTACGGGCTCTTGGACATGCTCGAGGCCCTGCGCTGGGTGCGGCGCAATATCGCCGCCTTCGGGGGCAACCCCGACAACGTAACCCTCTTCGGGCAGTCGGCGGGGGGGATGGCGGTCTGCACCCTGCTGGCCGCCCCGGCGGCCCGGGGCCTCTTCTACAAGGCCATTGTTCAGTCGGGGGGGTGCGAGTACGTGCGCACCCTGGAGCAGGGCCTGGCCTGGGGCGTCCGCTGGGCTGCTCAGATGGGGTGTGAGGCGGGCGATCTGGCCTGTTTGCGCCGGATTCCTTTAGAGCGCCTCTTTCCCCCCGAAGACCGCAGCATCGGGGCGCTCTTGCAAAGGGTCGAGGCCGGGGAGTTTGCCGAAGTGCCCTGGAAGCCCCATCTGGACGGGGTCTGGTTGCACAAAATACCCCTCCAGGCCTTGAGAGAGGGAGATGCGGCGGGCGTTCCTCTGGTGGTTGGGGCCACCGCCCAGGAGACCTGGGGGGAGCGTTTTGTGGGCCCTGCGGACTGGGCGGGGTTTGCCCGGCGCGTGGAGGAAAAGCTGCCGGGGCAGGGGGCTCGAGCCGAGCAGCTTTACCGGGCCCGCACCGCTTTCCCCGCCGAGGCCTGGGCCTACTTCCAGACCGACCGGATTCTGCTCTGCCCCACGCTGGCCGCTGGGGTTGCCCAGGCCCCTCACGCGCCCAGCTACAGCTACCTGGTGGACTGGGCCTCGCCGGTGCTCGAGGGGCTGGGCAGCTTCCACGGGATTGAGCTGCCCCTGCTGTTTGGCACTGAGGCGAGCTGGCCCGCGCTGGCGCTGTTCCTGACCCAGGAAGCCCTGGAAAGCTCCCGCCCCCTGGCCCGGGCCTTGCAGGCCCAGTGGATCAACTTTGCTCGCACTGGTGCGCCTTTTTTGCTGGGCTGGCCCGAGACCAGGGCCGGCTATGCGATGGGCTTTTCCGCCCAGCCGGGCCGCATCCCCGACCCCTACCCCGAACGCTGTGGGTTGTTCCGCTAG
- a CDS encoding DUF5639 domain-containing protein → MLQVSAADQYLIASGDTPLLEVWAALPKGLFPPFPPVELPGGLDGLLKRGGFAQTFFMGSEVLGLRFKSPKGQIIRAGGLTVKNVQGYDLVRPFVGSFGALGDVLEVTLRLRPGRASVFLRRTGEFSIPTIQPRFLWQALAHTYAFHFGHPLEVQHFAETFGGESVQGLLDYTGLFPEGMGVGPGSLRDLRFSWANGGARPELPVAFRRLAEAI, encoded by the coding sequence GTGCTCCAGGTTTCCGCTGCTGATCAGTACCTTATTGCCAGCGGCGATACACCGTTGCTCGAGGTCTGGGCGGCCCTGCCCAAAGGGCTGTTTCCGCCCTTTCCCCCGGTGGAGCTGCCGGGGGGCCTGGACGGCCTGCTCAAGCGCGGCGGTTTTGCCCAGACTTTTTTTATGGGCAGCGAGGTGCTGGGACTCAGGTTTAAGTCGCCCAAGGGCCAGATTATACGAGCCGGTGGCCTCACTGTAAAAAACGTGCAGGGCTACGACCTGGTGCGCCCCTTTGTGGGCAGTTTTGGGGCGCTGGGGGATGTGCTCGAGGTCACCCTGCGCCTGCGCCCTGGGCGGGCCTCGGTGTTTCTGCGCCGAACGGGTGAGTTTTCCATCCCCACCATCCAGCCCCGTTTCTTATGGCAGGCGCTGGCCCACACCTACGCTTTTCACTTCGGGCATCCCCTTGAGGTTCAGCACTTCGCGGAAACCTTTGGCGGAGAGAGCGTACAGGGGCTGCTGGACTATACCGGGCTGTTCCCCGAGGGTATGGGGGTGGGGCCGGGCAGCCTGCGCGATCTGCGCTTTAGCTGGGCCAACGGTGGGGCCCGGCCCGAGCTGCCCGTGGCCTTCCGGCGCCTGGCGGAGGCGATTTAG
- a CDS encoding alpha/beta fold hydrolase, with protein sequence MRPKFTVPDHLKPYQRRMSANGVGLHLYDSGLAQAPDPTFLLIHGLGDEADSWRKVFPLLTGQGRVVAPDLPGFGRSEHPRRAYTLNFFADTMAALLENLKVSQAVLVGSSMGAAVALRLAQRRADLVSRLVLVGGPPVRGRLNRVQLMFLIPGQGEKLYNSFRRSQEAAFESLRPYYASLEALPPEDRQFLRERVWDRVWSDDQRRAYFSTFRWMALESLLGRARLGQVKTPTLLVWGEQDAVIPLEAAKTLQSWMPGSQLQVIPGCGHLPQQEKPLELTRLILQ encoded by the coding sequence ATGAGACCCAAATTTACTGTTCCCGATCATCTGAAGCCCTACCAGCGCCGGATGAGCGCCAACGGGGTGGGGCTGCACCTCTACGACTCGGGGCTGGCCCAGGCCCCAGACCCCACCTTTTTGCTGATCCATGGCCTGGGCGACGAGGCCGATAGCTGGCGCAAGGTGTTCCCGCTGCTGACCGGACAGGGCCGGGTGGTGGCCCCCGACCTGCCGGGGTTTGGCCGTTCGGAGCACCCCCGGCGGGCCTACACCCTCAACTTTTTTGCCGATACAATGGCCGCCCTGCTGGAGAACCTGAAGGTTTCGCAGGCCGTCCTGGTGGGCAGCTCGATGGGGGCCGCGGTGGCCCTGCGGCTGGCCCAGCGGCGCGCCGACCTGGTGTCGCGGCTGGTGCTGGTGGGGGGGCCGCCGGTGCGGGGTCGGCTCAACCGGGTGCAGCTCATGTTCTTGATACCGGGCCAGGGCGAAAAGCTATACAACAGCTTCCGCCGCTCACAGGAGGCCGCTTTTGAGAGCCTGCGGCCCTACTATGCCAGCCTGGAGGCGTTGCCGCCGGAAGACCGCCAGTTTTTGCGGGAGCGGGTCTGGGATCGGGTCTGGAGCGACGACCAGCGGCGGGCCTACTTCTCCACCTTCCGCTGGATGGCGCTGGAGAGCCTGCTGGGCCGGGCCCGCTTAGGCCAGGTAAAAACCCCTACGCTGCTGGTTTGGGGCGAGCAGGACGCGGTAATTCCCCTCGAGGCCGCCAAAACTCTGCAAAGCTGGATGCCGGGCTCGCAGCTTCAGGTGATCCCCGGCTGCGGCCACCTGCCCCAGCAGGAAAAACCCCTCGAGCTCACCCGGCTTATTTTGCAGTAG
- the perR gene encoding manganese-dependent transcriptional regulator PerR: MRMKRLTKQRKAVLEVVRSAKGHHPDAAWVYAEVRKQVPSISLGTVYRTLDALTEEGYLVPLARPGEALRYEANLDGHLHMVCRKCNRFFDIVHPLPDLLSEVKAKYPAFVIEDVQVEYQGLCPACQAATAK; this comes from the coding sequence ATGAGAATGAAACGCCTAACCAAGCAGCGCAAAGCCGTGCTCGAGGTGGTTCGCAGTGCCAAGGGCCACCACCCCGATGCTGCTTGGGTCTATGCTGAAGTGCGCAAGCAGGTACCCAGCATCAGCCTGGGCACGGTGTACCGCACCCTGGACGCGCTCACCGAGGAGGGCTACCTGGTGCCCCTGGCCCGACCCGGGGAGGCCCTGCGCTACGAGGCCAACCTGGACGGCCACCTGCACATGGTCTGCCGCAAGTGCAACCGCTTCTTTGACATCGTGCACCCGCTGCCCGACCTGCTGAGCGAGGTCAAGGCCAAGTACCCCGCCTTTGTAATTGAAGACGTGCAGGTCGAGTACCAAGGCCTCTGCCCGGCCTGCCAGGCTGCTACTGCAAAATAA